Proteins from a genomic interval of Scomber japonicus isolate fScoJap1 chromosome 10, fScoJap1.pri, whole genome shotgun sequence:
- the ptpn6 gene encoding tyrosine-protein phosphatase non-receptor type 6 yields the protein MVRWFHRDITGLQAEDMLKTRGIHGSFLARPSKKNVGDFSLSVRVGEMVTHIRIQNTGDYYDLYGGEKFATLSELVDYYTAENGILQDKDGTIIELKYPLNCSDPTTERWYHGHLSGPNAEKLLSARDEPGTFLVRVSLSKPGDFVLSVLTEEKSKTGGRRVSHIKIMCQNERYTVGGSEMFDTLAELVDYYKRKGIEEISGNWVHLKQPYYSTRVNAADIDSRVKLLDQTTKQQQEGEGEKSKAGFWEEFDTLQKMEAKVKKSREEGQRPENKSKNRYKNILPFNDTRVTLQDTDPNVVGSDYINANYVRNTLQEATDQKVYIATQGCLATTVNDFWKMVWQENTRVIVMTTREVEKGRNKCVPYWPDTQTSKEVGPYVVTCESEREATDYKVRVLEIAPVDRPKHSRTIWHYQYLSWPDHGVPQEPGGVLSFLAQVNTKQAEYPNVGPMIIHCSAGIGRTGTIVVIDMIIETIDTIGLDCDIDIPKYIQMVREQRSGMVQTEAQYKFIYLAVSEYIQTTKAKDCAYMETETEYGNLKLKQPASRKVSKNKEDVYENLSKGKKQKSDKKSGSVKKR from the exons ATGGTTCG GTGGTTCCACAGAGACATCACGGGCCTGCAGGCCGAGGACATGCTGAAGACTCGTGGTATTCATGGCAGCTTTTTAGCTCGACCAAGCAAGAAGAACGTAGgagatttctctctctctgtcag GGTGGGCGAGATGGTGACCCACATCCGCATCCAAAACACGGGAGACTACTATGACCTGTATGGCGGGGAGAAGTTCGCCACCCTGTCAGAGCTGGTGGACTACTACACAGCGGAGAACGGCATTCTACAAGACAAGGACGGCACCATCATTGAGCTAAAATACCCCCTCAACTGCTCCGACCCCACCACAGAGAG GTGGTACCACGGTCACCTGTCCGGCCCAAATGCAGAGAAGCTGCTCAGTGCTCGAGACGAGCCGGGGACCTTCCTGGTCAGAGTGTCGCTGTCCAAACCTGGAGACTTTGTTCTGTCCGTTCTGACAGAAGAGAAGAGCAAAACTGGAGGGAGGAGGGTCTCCCACATCAAGATCATGTGCCAG aatGAGCGGTATACAGTGGGAGGCTCAGAAATGTTCGACACGCTGGCAGAGTTGGTGGACTACTACAAACGTAAAGGCATCGAGGAGATCTCTGGGAACTGGGTGCATCTCAAACAG CCGTATTACTCCACCAGAGTGAATGCAGCAGATATCGACAGCAGAGTGAAACTTCTGGATCAGaccacaaagcagcagcaggagggcGAGGGAGAGAAGAGCAAGGCGGGCTTCTGGGAGGAGTTTGAC ACTCTTCAAAAGATGGAAGCAAAGGTgaaaaagagcagagaggagggtcAGAGACCAGAAAACAAGAGCAAAAACAGATACAAGAACATTCTTCCCT TCAACGACACCAGAGTCACCCTGCAGGACACTGATCCTAATGTTGTGGGTTCAGATTACATCAACGCCAACTATGTGAGA AACACCTTGCAGGAGGCGACAGATCAAAAGGTTTATATTGCCACCCAGGGCTGCTTAGCAACTACAGTCAATGATTTCTGGAAGATGGTTTGGCAGGAGAACACGAGGGTGATCGTCATGACAACAAGAGAGGTTGAGAAAGGGCGG AATAAATGTGTGCCGTACTGGCCAGACACTCAGACCTCCAAGGAAGTGGGACCGTATGTGGTGACGTGTGAGTCAGAGAGAGAAGCAACGGATTACAAAGTCAGAGTCCTGGAGATTGCTCCTGTGGACAGG CCCAAACATTCTCGTACCATCTGGCACTACCAGTACCTGAGCTGGCCTGACCATGGTGTCCCCCAGGAGCCAGGCGGCGTCCTCAGCTTCCTCGCTCAAGTCAACACTAAACAGGCTGAATATCCCAACGTTGGGCCCATGATCATCCACTGCAG TGCTGGAATCGGTCGGACGGGAACCATTGTGGTGATTGATATGATCATCGAGACCATTGACACTATAg GTCTGGATTGTGACATTGACATCCCGAAATACATCCAGATGGTGCGAGAGCAGCGTTCTGGCATGGTGCAGACCGAGGCCCAGTACAAGTTCATCTACCTGGCTGTATCCGAGTACATACAGACCACCAAGGCCAAGGACTGCGCCTACATG GAAACTGAGACGGAGTATGGAAATCTGAAGCTCAAGCAGCCAGCAAGCAGGAAGGTCTCAAA aaACAAGGAGGATGTGTATGAGAACCTGtcgaaaggaaagaagcaaaagTCAGACAAGAAAAGCGGTTCAGTGAAGAAAAGATAG